One Bdellovibrio bacteriovorus str. Tiberius DNA segment encodes these proteins:
- a CDS encoding TolB protein yields MVLRVLYVLVAIFIFTGCSLEANLEDLTSRNQLFIVLDESNKAINSSNIRSYAIKGSCQHVGEPVQITLEGRGTFEGLCDASKTFEVVLDLDGLLEGQIQMTVSQNETELKKTSLDTKTIIVDLTPPTVTVNAPDNADNYPVSSLRANYPITGACSDALNLVKVVTSLPSEHFLVCSALHQWEMRMDLSTQTASSIDFYIQHFDTAGNISETKSVTIRYPQWQKISPDVTSTGYPAVRQIVQYGDSGRVLLSSPLRNDDMVDLGLVNFDGTGLTRINPMSGQWGLDQTSVITPVPKHSRALYVRFAIGRVQLKELHSVKIDGSGDRVLMGPTSVNPTGGVTSYALTPDQNTVIAMGDVGPTDNEFNLYAINVLTGAQTKLNGSMVAGGDVREFRITPDGSTVVFRMDKDIDEAIDLYAVNVNGTNLRRLGPEMALNEAVQSDYVISADSKWVVYRENKTFNNGGMALGAVSLVTGEVIDVSATSFNGVTAIAEISPNSRYVAYRIDRGMSTCLEMWVYDLQTRADNRVTVACASTTMDVGSFVWSPDSTKIAFTQAISSYRFDLHIANPDGTGLLRLTTTSVVRNGGHQGIEKNTINFSPNGKKIIWQADVSGISPPAVGEMKFDLIAINTDGSGTPVVLTPQAQASVVRNYPVVEVSPSGDRVAYIADLEVDGKYEMYLSAVDGSSNRKLSPLISNLDGDVLSGNLQYFFDWDLNTVMMLADDNIEAVNGLYRASLSLVVSASAKINMPLIRSGDYFFVTPPASGTKVAFRGNPDVDAEMHLYASDPSGSNLVRVTKAYPAGGGKLTTFAFTDDGTKIIYLADQDTPGVQELYVGDSNGAAPVKVSIPITNPNGAITAFNFNEATQKLYYIGDITVDTIPEIHRVNLDGTGALKITPDFAHPVIYSDWDVAPDGSYIVIRMDYDIDAKWEIGKVAVDGSGTVTRINSVIAAGYDLASFVISPDSQWVCYWGITSVNSVYDVKVASAANPAGVNYMAAQGVDAVRMGSGCRFSEDSEYAVIPGDFVTNGRTTLKTFRISDQAQFDMNPGLPATSHTSLYQTLTEGANKRLIALSESSPDIYELYSMNLDGSDIRKISQNPIAGGQVNANNGTSVKFLNDANKTIVYTGLIETVGKWDLYAVKWDGTESRKLVTLNTFADIYDTFVSALADRVFFRADNDKDGVLSLYSVKGDGTGLKNHMPGLQGNTGVWNSVMATSNRVLFTSDAYNSQTLEVFVDTF; encoded by the coding sequence ATGGTATTGCGTGTCCTGTACGTCCTTGTGGCGATATTCATTTTCACCGGTTGTTCCCTCGAGGCGAATCTTGAGGACCTGACCAGTCGTAATCAGCTTTTCATCGTTTTGGATGAAAGCAACAAGGCCATCAATTCTTCAAATATTCGCTCCTATGCCATCAAAGGTTCCTGCCAGCATGTGGGTGAACCTGTGCAGATCACGCTGGAAGGCCGTGGCACTTTCGAAGGTCTTTGCGATGCTTCAAAAACTTTTGAAGTTGTTCTGGATCTGGACGGACTGCTGGAGGGCCAGATCCAGATGACAGTTTCACAAAATGAAACTGAACTTAAAAAAACATCACTGGATACAAAAACCATCATCGTGGATCTGACCCCGCCGACGGTGACGGTGAATGCTCCGGACAATGCCGACAACTATCCGGTGTCTTCATTGCGCGCGAACTATCCGATCACCGGCGCATGTTCTGATGCTTTGAATCTGGTCAAGGTCGTGACGTCGCTGCCGTCTGAACATTTCCTGGTGTGTTCGGCTTTGCACCAGTGGGAGATGCGTATGGATCTTTCCACACAGACGGCAAGCTCCATTGATTTTTATATTCAGCATTTTGATACGGCTGGAAATATTTCTGAAACCAAATCTGTGACGATTCGTTATCCGCAGTGGCAGAAGATCAGCCCGGATGTGACTTCCACTGGTTATCCTGCCGTCCGTCAGATCGTTCAGTATGGCGATTCCGGGCGGGTACTGTTGTCGTCACCATTGCGCAACGATGATATGGTGGATCTGGGGCTGGTGAACTTTGATGGCACGGGTTTGACCAGAATCAATCCGATGTCGGGGCAGTGGGGCCTGGATCAGACCTCGGTGATCACTCCTGTTCCGAAGCACAGCCGAGCCCTTTATGTGCGATTCGCAATTGGACGTGTGCAATTGAAAGAACTGCATTCTGTTAAAATCGACGGCAGTGGTGATCGTGTTTTAATGGGGCCAACGTCCGTCAATCCAACGGGTGGTGTGACCTCTTATGCTTTGACGCCGGATCAGAATACGGTCATTGCCATGGGGGACGTGGGCCCGACGGATAACGAGTTCAATCTGTATGCAATCAATGTTTTGACCGGGGCGCAGACGAAACTGAATGGCTCGATGGTGGCCGGCGGTGACGTTCGTGAATTCAGAATCACTCCGGACGGATCGACGGTTGTTTTCCGCATGGACAAGGACATCGACGAAGCTATTGATCTGTATGCGGTGAATGTGAATGGAACGAATCTGCGTCGTCTGGGGCCGGAAATGGCACTTAACGAAGCAGTTCAGTCGGATTATGTTATCAGCGCCGATAGCAAATGGGTTGTCTATCGCGAGAACAAGACCTTCAACAATGGCGGTATGGCCCTGGGGGCTGTGTCATTGGTGACGGGTGAAGTGATTGATGTTTCGGCGACATCATTCAATGGTGTGACGGCCATTGCTGAAATCAGTCCGAACTCCCGTTATGTGGCTTATCGAATTGATCGTGGAATGTCGACATGTCTGGAGATGTGGGTTTATGACCTTCAGACCCGAGCAGACAACCGTGTGACTGTGGCTTGTGCCTCCACCACAATGGACGTCGGATCGTTTGTCTGGTCACCGGATTCAACAAAAATCGCCTTTACTCAGGCAATCAGTTCCTATCGCTTTGATCTGCACATTGCCAACCCCGATGGAACAGGTTTGTTGCGTCTGACTACGACGTCCGTCGTGCGCAACGGGGGACACCAGGGGATTGAGAAAAATACGATCAACTTCTCGCCCAACGGGAAAAAAATTATCTGGCAGGCCGATGTCAGCGGAATTTCACCACCAGCCGTGGGTGAAATGAAATTTGATCTGATTGCTATTAATACTGATGGCAGCGGGACGCCGGTGGTTTTGACTCCGCAGGCGCAAGCTTCGGTGGTACGAAACTATCCGGTGGTTGAAGTCAGTCCTTCCGGGGATCGTGTCGCTTATATTGCGGATCTGGAAGTCGACGGAAAATACGAGATGTATCTTTCCGCGGTGGACGGCAGTTCCAATCGCAAATTGAGCCCCTTGATCAGCAATCTTGATGGAGATGTTCTTTCCGGCAACCTGCAGTACTTCTTTGACTGGGATCTGAATACAGTGATGATGCTGGCTGATGACAACATCGAAGCCGTGAATGGTCTGTACCGTGCGAGCTTGAGTCTTGTGGTCAGTGCTTCTGCGAAAATCAACATGCCGTTGATTCGCTCCGGGGATTATTTCTTTGTGACTCCGCCAGCCAGCGGAACCAAAGTCGCTTTCCGTGGGAATCCGGACGTGGATGCGGAAATGCATCTGTATGCTTCAGACCCCAGTGGCAGCAATCTGGTCCGAGTGACAAAAGCGTATCCTGCAGGGGGCGGCAAGCTGACGACTTTTGCATTTACGGACGATGGAACCAAGATCATTTATCTGGCGGATCAGGACACTCCTGGCGTGCAGGAACTTTATGTGGGTGACAGCAATGGAGCTGCGCCCGTTAAGGTGAGTATTCCCATCACTAATCCCAATGGCGCGATCACGGCCTTTAATTTCAATGAGGCGACTCAGAAACTTTATTATATTGGTGACATCACTGTGGACACAATCCCGGAGATTCACCGCGTGAATCTGGATGGAACCGGTGCGCTGAAGATCACTCCGGACTTTGCTCATCCGGTCATTTATTCGGACTGGGATGTTGCGCCTGATGGCAGCTATATCGTGATCCGCATGGACTATGACATTGATGCGAAATGGGAGATCGGTAAAGTGGCCGTGGATGGAAGCGGCACTGTGACTCGCATCAACAGCGTGATTGCTGCGGGTTACGATCTGGCGAGTTTTGTGATTTCCCCGGATTCGCAATGGGTTTGTTATTGGGGAATTACATCAGTTAACAGTGTTTATGATGTTAAAGTCGCATCAGCGGCGAATCCCGCGGGTGTTAACTATATGGCGGCTCAAGGGGTGGATGCGGTACGCATGGGATCTGGCTGCAGGTTCTCAGAGGATTCCGAATATGCCGTCATCCCTGGTGACTTTGTGACCAACGGTCGCACGACGCTGAAGACTTTCCGTATTTCTGATCAGGCGCAGTTTGACATGAATCCGGGGCTTCCTGCGACGTCGCACACGTCCTTGTATCAGACTCTGACCGAAGGGGCGAATAAGCGTCTGATTGCCCTGAGTGAGTCCTCACCGGATATTTACGAACTGTACAGTATGAACCTGGATGGCTCGGACATTCGTAAAATCAGTCAGAATCCAATTGCTGGTGGGCAGGTGAATGCGAACAACGGGACATCGGTGAAATTCCTGAACGACGCCAATAAAACCATTGTGTACACGGGCTTGATTGAAACTGTGGGCAAGTGGGATCTGTATGCTGTGAAATGGGACGGGACGGAAAGCAGAAAACTTGTCACCCTGAACACCTTTGCGGATATCTATGACACCTTTGTGTCAGCGTTGGCAGACCGTGTGTTCTTCCGCGCGGACAACGACAAGGACGGGGTTCTGAGTCTTTATTCAGTCAAAGGTGATGGTACGGGATTGAAGAATCACATGCCGGGGCTGCAGGGGAATACCGGGGTCTGGAACAGCGTCATGGCGACCTCCAACCGGGTTCTGTTCACCAGTGACGCCTACAATTCCCAGACTCTGGAAGTCTTCGTCGATACATTCTAA
- a CDS encoding radical SAM/SPASM domain-containing protein: MEQRRFKDIVAFKWNQGAPLAFHARNLEIAEISEDTWNQMNQESLGADDAAMALKNWELENSPDVKSGRLSVGIRSLTINVTQICNLKCTYCAAGGDGTYGSAQTKINVEKTLPQLKFFLERVPAGGRFNITFLGGEPLLYPDGIQEIGNYVRLMTAGQNIHASFSIVTNGTLINERTLKVLTSLKTNVTVSLDGPAETNDKARPSKDGRGSTSLVVEGLKQLSAVRESLGRLTLHGVFNRENLELVKAYEFYKTLNADRYEFTYSVEENDDASNKLFVDQMNQIAEMAFKAGGEEELRKVGIFDQYFNALDNQQQMENFCGSGKSFLMMDAKNNLFTCPWEVGNKEEQVGQGTDVDFARMEAEQAPLIEKNNCQSCWARFLCGGGCMFIHKKGTGSKHQKDGQFCFRTRSLIGTTFMYYKLSRATC, from the coding sequence ATGGAACAAAGACGATTTAAAGACATTGTGGCATTCAAATGGAACCAAGGAGCTCCCTTGGCTTTCCACGCCCGCAATCTTGAAATCGCCGAAATTTCTGAGGACACCTGGAACCAGATGAACCAGGAATCCCTGGGTGCTGACGACGCCGCCATGGCGCTGAAAAACTGGGAGCTGGAAAACAGCCCTGACGTTAAATCCGGCCGCCTTTCAGTGGGCATTCGCAGCCTGACCATCAACGTGACTCAGATCTGCAACTTGAAATGCACTTATTGTGCAGCCGGTGGTGACGGAACCTATGGTTCCGCACAAACCAAAATCAACGTTGAAAAAACGTTGCCGCAATTGAAGTTCTTCCTGGAGCGTGTTCCTGCTGGTGGCCGATTCAACATCACCTTCCTGGGCGGCGAACCTTTGCTTTACCCGGATGGCATTCAGGAAATCGGCAACTATGTTCGCCTGATGACCGCAGGTCAAAACATTCACGCTTCTTTTTCGATTGTGACCAACGGCACTTTGATCAATGAAAGAACTTTGAAAGTTCTGACTTCCTTGAAAACCAATGTCACCGTCAGCTTGGACGGCCCGGCTGAAACCAACGACAAGGCCCGCCCCTCCAAAGACGGCCGCGGCAGCACTTCGTTGGTGGTTGAAGGTCTAAAGCAGCTTTCTGCTGTTCGCGAATCCCTGGGTCGTTTGACTTTGCACGGTGTTTTCAACCGCGAAAACCTGGAGCTGGTGAAAGCCTATGAGTTCTATAAAACCCTGAATGCGGACCGCTACGAGTTCACTTATTCAGTGGAGGAAAATGACGACGCCAGCAACAAGCTGTTCGTCGATCAGATGAATCAAATCGCTGAAATGGCCTTCAAAGCCGGCGGCGAAGAAGAGCTTCGCAAAGTGGGCATCTTCGACCAGTACTTCAATGCTCTGGACAATCAGCAGCAGATGGAAAACTTCTGCGGCTCTGGCAAATCCTTCCTGATGATGGATGCCAAAAACAACCTGTTCACCTGCCCATGGGAAGTGGGGAACAAGGAAGAACAAGTCGGACAAGGCACTGACGTTGACTTTGCCCGCATGGAGGCCGAACAGGCGCCATTGATTGAAAAAAACAACTGCCAAAGCTGCTGGGCTCGATTCCTGTGCGGTGGCGGCTGCATGTTCATCCACAAGAAAGGCACGGGCAGCAAGCACCAAAAGGACGGTCAGTTCTGCTTCCGCACGCGCAGCTTGATTGGAACCACTTTTATGTACTATAAATTAAGCAGGGCAACCTGCTAG
- a CDS encoding ATP-binding protein has protein sequence MTLPPSLKEKSGASKRRSYQALALRMLFAVGISFFIGQTNLDYLESYLYDLRVRTKIINSTSGNVELIYITPQTVQFYKGYPSAPEQIALLKALNDSGAKAIAYDFAFDEVPGTTDEKNAWESAIVSSPHVFVAGRTTPMKGEENQMFLQEPLEQVSISPAPKTTDLVNFAKDGVTRRMILTYQDRPMLPVRLASLVNPQTMQIESIRGQFDFYGTDQAYIDFHPARSYPATSFESILKGEADLSRFKDKIVLIGTDLGLNEAEYIMTPFSREVTAMTRIEMQANVIDTLIKNSGPVKVSGYLSWLFILAASILTTQVVLTMKPTRGLIVLGATLLGFVVLCAGAYWAFGLWLPMAAPLLTIFLCYYFFIPYRLIVENRRSWEYYQKNKLLSQVEELKTNFISMMSHDLKTPIARIQGMTDVILTDSVALSNQQREAVDTIKHSSDDLLKFINAILSYGKIESQGVQLNMQSKDINNLLQEVIRKHEFLAKVKRIQIVSELEPMFPVQVDPELMKQVFSNLVENAIKYSPEDTKIMVSSEETPSKVIVQVADQGPGIPQDELQNIFMKFFRSKNVKSSPIKGSGLGLYLAKYFTELHQGNIFVESSHGNGSTFTVELPIEQGGTHA, from the coding sequence ATGACTCTTCCTCCCTCCCTTAAAGAGAAATCCGGAGCCTCCAAAAGACGCTCCTATCAGGCGCTTGCGCTGCGAATGTTGTTCGCAGTGGGGATTTCTTTTTTCATCGGCCAGACCAACCTGGATTATCTTGAGTCCTACCTTTACGATCTGCGCGTTCGCACCAAAATCATCAATTCCACTTCCGGCAATGTCGAGCTGATCTATATCACTCCCCAGACGGTACAGTTCTATAAGGGCTATCCCTCTGCCCCGGAACAAATCGCCCTTTTAAAGGCCCTGAATGACAGTGGTGCCAAAGCCATTGCCTATGATTTTGCCTTTGATGAAGTTCCGGGTACCACGGACGAAAAGAACGCGTGGGAATCCGCGATTGTTTCTTCTCCGCATGTCTTTGTTGCCGGTCGCACGACGCCAATGAAGGGCGAAGAAAATCAGATGTTCCTGCAAGAGCCTCTGGAACAAGTCTCTATTTCTCCGGCCCCAAAAACCACGGACCTTGTGAACTTTGCCAAAGACGGCGTCACCCGTCGTATGATTCTGACTTATCAGGACCGTCCGATGCTGCCCGTGCGTCTGGCAAGCCTGGTGAATCCCCAGACCATGCAGATTGAAAGCATCCGCGGTCAGTTTGATTTCTATGGAACCGATCAGGCGTACATTGATTTCCACCCGGCGCGCTCTTATCCGGCGACTTCGTTTGAATCCATTCTAAAGGGCGAAGCGGACTTGTCCCGCTTCAAAGACAAGATCGTTCTGATCGGGACGGATCTGGGCTTGAACGAAGCTGAATACATCATGACTCCGTTCAGCCGCGAAGTGACGGCCATGACCCGCATCGAAATGCAGGCCAACGTCATCGACACATTGATCAAAAACTCCGGTCCAGTGAAAGTCTCCGGCTATTTAAGCTGGTTGTTCATTTTGGCGGCGTCCATTCTGACCACTCAAGTGGTGCTGACAATGAAGCCCACACGCGGTCTGATCGTTCTGGGCGCGACCCTGCTGGGGTTTGTTGTTCTGTGTGCGGGGGCTTACTGGGCGTTCGGGCTGTGGTTGCCGATGGCGGCACCTTTGCTGACGATCTTCCTGTGTTATTACTTCTTCATTCCGTACCGTCTGATCGTGGAAAACCGCCGCAGCTGGGAATACTATCAGAAAAATAAACTGCTCAGTCAGGTGGAAGAACTTAAAACGAACTTTATTTCGATGATGTCCCATGACCTGAAAACACCGATTGCGCGCATTCAGGGGATGACGGATGTGATTTTGACGGACTCGGTAGCCCTAAGCAACCAGCAGCGTGAAGCTGTGGACACCATCAAGCATTCCTCGGATGATTTGCTGAAGTTTATCAACGCCATCTTAAGCTACGGTAAAATCGAAAGCCAGGGCGTGCAGCTGAACATGCAAAGCAAGGACATCAATAACCTTTTACAAGAAGTTATCCGCAAGCATGAATTCCTGGCCAAGGTGAAACGCATTCAGATCGTGTCGGAACTGGAGCCTATGTTCCCCGTTCAGGTCGACCCTGAGCTGATGAAACAGGTGTTTTCTAACCTGGTGGAAAACGCCATCAAGTACAGCCCCGAAGACACGAAAATCATGGTCAGCAGCGAAGAAACACCATCCAAGGTGATCGTTCAGGTGGCCGACCAGGGGCCGGGCATCCCGCAGGATGAATTGCAAAATATCTTTATGAAGTTCTTCAGATCGAAAAACGTCAAATCCTCCCCTATCAAGGGATCTGGATTGGGCCTGTATCTGGCGAAATACTTCACGGAATTACATCAGGGAAACATTTTTGTAGAATCTTCCCATGGTAATGGTTCCACATTTACGGTAGAACTACCCATCGAACAAGGGGGCACTCATGCTTAA